Sequence from the Pseudomonas frederiksbergensis genome:
CTGGTGGCTCCAACCATAGGGTGCTTTCAGCCTGAGCATCGGCGCAACCGTCTATCGCGTCCTTCTTATCTGCACAGACATGTTTTGAACTAGTCGGGGTTCCCTCCGAACGAAAACATCAGTAGGTGCGCATAACGAGGGAATTTCATGGCTGGCGCACCGACTCTGCCCTGGAGGTGTTCCAAATGAAAGCATTGCGCTGGCATGGAAAAAAAGATATCCGCTGTGATGACCATCTGCCCGATCCGACCATAGAAGACCCGCGAGACGCGATTATCAAGGTGACCTCGTGCGCGATTTGTGGCTCGGACCTGCACTTGTACGACGGCTTCATGCCCGGCATGAAGCATGGCGACATCATGGGCCATGAGTTCATGGGGGAAGTGGTGGAAGTGGGCTCGGCCAACAAGAAACTGAAGATTGGCGATCGCGTGGTGGTGCCCTTTACGATTTGCTGCGGTGAGTGCGATCAATGCCGCCGAGGTAATTTCTCGGTCTGTGAGCGCAGCAACCGCAACAAGGACCTGGCCGACAAGGCCTTCGGCCACACTACTGCCGGGCTGTTTGGCTATACGCACTTGACCGGCGGCTATCCTGGCGGGCAAGCCGAATATGTCCGGGTGCCTTACGCGGACTTCACCCCGGTCGTCATCCCGGACGGCCTGACCGATGAGCAAGTGCTCTTTCTCGGGGACATCTTTCCTACCGGATGGCAGGCCGCCGTGCAATGCGATATCCAGCCTACCGACACCGTGGCCATCTGGGGCGCCGGCCCAGTGGGGCAGTTTACCGTGCGCAGCGCGGTGATCCTGGGGGCCAAGCAGGTGGTGTGCATCGACAACGTGCCCGAGCGCCTGGCCATGGCCAAGGCCGGGGGCGCTATTACCATCAACTTTGATGACGAGAGTGTCCTGGACCGCTTGGCCGAGCTGACGGGTGGCAAGGGGCCAGAAAAGTGCATCGACGCGGTAGGCATGGAATCCCATGCGACCCGTTCGTTCGACTCCCTCTACGATCGGGTCAAGCAAGCGGTGATGCTGGAGTCCGACCGCCCCCACGTGCTGCGCGAGATGATGTACGTGTGCCGCCCCGCTGGCACGCTGTCCATCCCCGGAGTGTATGGCGGCTTGATCGACAAGATCCCGTTCGGCGCCGCCATGAACAAGGGCCTGACTTTCAAGATGGGGCAGACCCACGTGAACCGCTGGACCGACGACCTGCTCCAGCGCATCCAGGAGGGACAGATCGACCCGAGCTTCGTCATCACCCATACCGTGAGCCTTGAGGATGGTCCGGACATGTACAACACCTTCCGCGACAAGAAAGATGGCTGCGTGAAGGTGGTGCTCAAGCCTTGAACCTTCCGCTCCCCACGTTGCCTTGAGAAAATGCTGAACCCGTGGCGAGGGAGCTTGCTCCCGCTTGACCGGGCTGGCGCTCCAGTGCGAAGCGCTCACAAAATGGGGCCGCTATGCAGCCCGGCGGGAGCAAGCCCCCGCCACGATTCGGCATGACCCTCGCCTGCGTCAGGGCTATTCCCCAAGACATGTAGGAAATTGCCGTAATCCTTCCGCCCATTTTCCTCAATTACTGTCCATTTGCAGCCCGACACTTCCCACAATCCAATCGCGATTTCCCACTAAGCTCTGGATAATACGCGTTTGCTTGAGGTCACAAGCGCTCCCCCTCCATGGTTTTTTTGGCGGCTGAGAAGGATCGAACGCATGACAGATTGGCTCCAGAGCTATGGAGAAATGGCTGAACGGGTGCGAAGCCATGACTGGGAAGGCACGCCGCTGGGGTTGCCTGAGCAGTGGCCCGATGTGCTGAAGACGACAGCGGCGCTGAGCTTGGCCTCGCACTTTCCCCAGGCAATTGTGTGGGGACCGGACTTGATCACGCTATACAACGACGCGTTTGCGCCCATTCTTGGCAGCAAGCCCGAGGCGCTGGGGCGGCCGTTCAACGAGGTCTGGCAAGAAGCCTGGAGCGATATCGGACCGATCGTGGAAGCGGCGTTCAATGGGCAAGCGACCTATATCGAAAACTTCCCGCTGGTCATCGAGCGCGGCGACGGCCCCGAGCAAGCCTATTTCACGTTCTGCTACAGCCCCATCCGCGATCAGTTCGGCAAGGTCGTGGGCATGCTGGACACGGTTACCGAGACGACTTCTACGGTACTCATGACTCAACGGCTGGCGGTGCTTGATGCGATTGGCAGCGCCGTGGCGAATGCCACGGATCCGCAAGTCATCATGGCG
This genomic interval carries:
- a CDS encoding zinc-dependent alcohol dehydrogenase is translated as MKALRWHGKKDIRCDDHLPDPTIEDPRDAIIKVTSCAICGSDLHLYDGFMPGMKHGDIMGHEFMGEVVEVGSANKKLKIGDRVVVPFTICCGECDQCRRGNFSVCERSNRNKDLADKAFGHTTAGLFGYTHLTGGYPGGQAEYVRVPYADFTPVVIPDGLTDEQVLFLGDIFPTGWQAAVQCDIQPTDTVAIWGAGPVGQFTVRSAVILGAKQVVCIDNVPERLAMAKAGGAITINFDDESVLDRLAELTGGKGPEKCIDAVGMESHATRSFDSLYDRVKQAVMLESDRPHVLREMMYVCRPAGTLSIPGVYGGLIDKIPFGAAMNKGLTFKMGQTHVNRWTDDLLQRIQEGQIDPSFVITHTVSLEDGPDMYNTFRDKKDGCVKVVLKP